Proteins encoded together in one Oceanobacillus iheyensis HTE831 window:
- the accC gene encoding acetyl-CoA carboxylase biotin carboxylase subunit: MIKKLLIANRGEIAVRIIRACKEMNIETVAIYSEADSESLHVQLADEAYCIGPKLSKDSYLNITNIMSLATLTEVDAIHPGYGFLAENADFAEICRACNITFVGPTPKAIQQMGIKDVAKETMKNANVPVVPGSEGIVDTTEDAIEVANSIGYPVIIKATAGGGGKGIRVARSEEELIKGMEITQKEAETAFGNPGVYLEKFIEDFRHVEIQILADTHGNVIHLGERDCSIQRRLQKLIEESPSPALNESIRAKMGEASVKAAKAVEYVGAGTIEYIFDRKTNEFYFMEMNTRIQVEHPVTEMVTGVDLIKEQINVANGEKLSVNQSDITMDGWAIECRINAENPYQNFMPSAGEIEMYLPPGGLGVRIDSGAYTGYRIPPYYDSMIAKLITYAPTREEAISKMKRALDEFVVEGVFTTIPFHYQIMNHQVFQEGDFNTNFLTEYPILQDTDDSE, translated from the coding sequence TTGATTAAGAAGCTATTAATAGCTAATAGAGGGGAAATTGCGGTTCGTATTATTCGTGCTTGTAAAGAAATGAATATCGAAACGGTTGCCATTTACTCAGAAGCCGATAGCGAATCCCTTCATGTACAATTAGCCGATGAAGCATACTGTATTGGGCCCAAATTAAGTAAAGACAGCTACTTAAACATAACGAATATAATGAGTCTTGCCACACTAACCGAAGTTGATGCTATCCATCCAGGGTATGGTTTTTTAGCTGAGAATGCTGATTTTGCTGAGATATGCAGAGCTTGTAATATCACCTTCGTTGGCCCTACTCCAAAAGCAATTCAACAAATGGGAATAAAAGATGTTGCAAAAGAAACAATGAAAAATGCTAATGTACCTGTTGTTCCAGGTTCTGAAGGTATTGTCGATACAACTGAAGATGCTATCGAAGTAGCTAATAGTATCGGTTATCCTGTTATCATCAAAGCTACTGCTGGTGGCGGCGGGAAAGGTATTCGCGTTGCTCGCAGCGAAGAAGAGCTTATTAAAGGAATGGAAATAACTCAAAAAGAAGCAGAAACAGCTTTTGGAAATCCAGGTGTATACCTAGAGAAATTCATTGAGGATTTTCGTCATGTTGAAATTCAAATACTTGCTGACACTCACGGGAATGTAATCCATCTTGGAGAGAGAGATTGCTCGATTCAGCGTAGACTACAGAAATTGATTGAAGAATCACCTTCTCCTGCACTTAATGAATCCATTCGTGCTAAAATGGGAGAAGCCTCTGTAAAAGCGGCTAAAGCCGTAGAATATGTTGGTGCTGGTACCATTGAGTATATTTTCGATCGAAAAACGAATGAGTTCTATTTCATGGAAATGAATACTAGAATACAAGTAGAGCACCCTGTAACAGAAATGGTAACTGGTGTAGATTTAATTAAAGAACAAATTAATGTTGCAAATGGCGAAAAGCTATCAGTTAATCAGTCAGATATAACGATGGACGGGTGGGCAATTGAATGTCGGATTAATGCCGAAAATCCATACCAAAATTTTATGCCATCTGCGGGTGAGATTGAAATGTATTTACCACCTGGTGGATTAGGAGTTCGTATTGATTCTGGTGCATATACTGGATATCGAATTCCACCATATTATGATTCGATGATTGCTAAGCTAATAACATATGCTCCAACGAGAGAAGAAGCAATTAGCAAGATGAAGCGAGCATTAGATGAGTTTGTTGTTGAAGGAGTCTTTACAACAATTCCTTTTCACTACCAAATTATGAATCACCAAGTATTTCAAGAAGGTGATTTTAATACTAATTTCCTTACTGAATATCCGATTTTGCAGGACACAGATGATTCCGAATAA
- the accB gene encoding acetyl-CoA carboxylase biotin carboxyl carrier protein produces MLNVEELREIIRMVDESSITEFSYETNGTNISMKKYSGQQQVIQSNPTVTEFTSQPTVEREQQVRTEETEEVTKSSSSVDYDYEITSPMVGTFYTASSPEKEPFVSKGTKVDSSSVVCIVEAMKLFNEIEAEVSGEIVEILVENGELVEYGQPLFRVKK; encoded by the coding sequence ATGTTAAATGTTGAAGAATTAAGGGAAATAATTAGAATGGTCGATGAATCATCTATAACAGAATTTTCTTATGAAACAAATGGTACAAATATATCGATGAAAAAGTATAGTGGTCAACAACAAGTTATACAATCAAACCCTACTGTAACAGAATTTACTAGTCAACCAACAGTGGAAAGAGAACAACAAGTAAGAACGGAAGAAACAGAGGAAGTAACTAAATCAAGTTCTTCTGTAGATTATGATTATGAAATTACTTCACCAATGGTTGGTACATTTTATACTGCTTCATCACCGGAGAAAGAACCTTTTGTGAGTAAGGGGACGAAAGTAGATTCTAGCAGTGTTGTATGTATAGTTGAAGCAATGAAACTATTTAACGAAATTGAAGCAGAAGTATCAGGAGAAATCGTAGAAATATTGGTTGAGAATGGTGAGCTTGTTGAGTATGGACAACCATTATTCAGAGTAAAGAAGTAA
- a CDS encoding SpoIIIAH-like family protein, whose translation MLKKQTVWLLTMLSLMVVLSVFYIFSPSGDDLAFIDDGQDSSEETTAPADGEEGADIESTTNVGSDEVFTTIRMEVQDERSKQKSRLTDVVASGSASAEEKDEALKEIDQLEELSSKEKILQEQILGATGYEDVLVRTDGDKVHVHVKVDELSDEEAVNIMQMVRDEFGRDITTEVNFQPTAGE comes from the coding sequence ATGTTAAAAAAGCAAACAGTATGGTTATTAACAATGCTTAGTCTAATGGTTGTCCTTAGTGTATTCTACATCTTCTCTCCAAGTGGTGACGATTTAGCTTTTATTGATGATGGACAAGATAGTTCTGAAGAAACAACAGCCCCTGCAGATGGAGAAGAAGGTGCTGATATAGAAAGTACAACTAATGTGGGTAGTGATGAAGTATTTACAACAATTCGAATGGAAGTACAAGATGAGCGAAGTAAACAGAAGAGTCGGTTAACAGATGTAGTGGCTTCTGGATCAGCAAGTGCGGAAGAGAAAGATGAAGCTTTAAAAGAAATTGATCAATTAGAAGAGTTATCTTCAAAAGAGAAAATATTACAAGAACAAATACTAGGTGCAACTGGTTATGAAGATGTCCTTGTTCGAACAGATGGTGATAAGGTACATGTACATGTAAAAGTAGATGAATTATCAGACGAAGAAGCAGTAAATATTATGCAAATGGTTCGTGATGAATTTGGTAGGGACATTACGACTGAGGTTAATTTCCAACCTACTGCAGGAGAATAA
- the spoIIIAG gene encoding stage III sporulation protein AG yields the protein MKNKLDSFFRPNNEQNDKEKKDKKPSRKIGYLIILGLTGLLLLFISNMFSSSEEPELIQEPQNEPTEPSGGEGEVSGNDISQLEEEMSGQLATMLNKIQGVNDAEVMVNLDATSEQVYEKNQTKGQQTTDETDRNGGSRVVEDQTEESQVVLFRNGDQEIPLLVQTKQPEVRGVFVVAKGAETPSLKNQVIEAVSRVLDVPTHKISVMPKN from the coding sequence TTGAAAAATAAATTAGATTCTTTTTTCAGGCCGAACAATGAACAAAATGATAAGGAAAAAAAGGACAAGAAGCCATCTAGGAAAATTGGTTATTTAATAATATTAGGCTTAACAGGATTATTGCTGCTTTTTATAAGTAATATGTTCTCGTCTAGTGAAGAGCCAGAATTGATTCAGGAACCACAAAACGAACCAACGGAACCAAGCGGTGGAGAAGGAGAAGTATCTGGAAATGATATTTCACAATTGGAAGAAGAGATGTCGGGGCAGTTGGCTACGATGCTCAATAAGATTCAAGGAGTAAATGATGCAGAAGTAATGGTAAATCTCGATGCAACAAGTGAACAAGTATACGAAAAAAATCAAACAAAAGGGCAACAGACAACAGATGAGACGGATAGAAATGGAGGCAGTAGAGTAGTGGAAGATCAAACCGAAGAGAGTCAAGTTGTTCTCTTTCGTAATGGTGACCAAGAAATACCTCTACTTGTACAAACAAAGCAACCAGAGGTAAGAGGAGTTTTTGTTGTAGCTAAAGGGGCGGAAACACCATCTTTAAAAAATCAAGTAATAGAAGCAGTTTCACGAGTACTTGATGTCCCTACGCATAAAATTTCAGTAATGCCAAAAAATTAA
- the spoIIIAF gene encoding stage III sporulation protein AF: MNILIDWVTQIIIFIIIASIIDLLIPANDLKKYVRLVTGLVLILIILQPVFHLFDTDIDTVISSSMNEIEQQYNSTDSLENQIEFQKNEIQASQDAYILEQMAVQLENVAEDPLKEEYNMMIEDIEFHFAEKSEVTFEDLTEVIVFIKEAEQGEGAVDTVEDVVIDSNSEKSRPKVDFSEMEMLLMELWEITDKKVTVYWEGGTS, translated from the coding sequence ATGAATATACTAATCGATTGGGTAACTCAAATCATCATTTTTATCATAATTGCATCTATCATTGATTTACTTATTCCTGCAAATGATCTTAAAAAATATGTCCGGTTAGTCACAGGATTGGTATTAATTTTAATTATTTTACAACCAGTTTTTCATTTGTTCGATACGGATATAGATACTGTCATATCAAGCTCTATGAATGAAATTGAACAACAATATAATTCAACCGATTCTTTAGAAAATCAAATAGAATTTCAAAAAAATGAAATACAAGCGAGTCAAGATGCATATATTTTAGAACAAATGGCTGTCCAACTGGAAAATGTTGCCGAGGACCCCTTAAAGGAGGAATATAACATGATGATAGAAGACATCGAATTCCACTTTGCAGAAAAGAGTGAAGTTACCTTTGAGGATCTTACAGAAGTCATTGTATTTATTAAAGAAGCTGAACAAGGGGAGGGAGCGGTGGATACAGTTGAAGATGTGGTAATTGATTCCAATTCGGAGAAATCTCGTCCGAAGGTGGATTTTTCAGAAATGGAGATGCTTCTTATGGAATTATGGGAAATTACGGATAAAAAAGTAACCGTTTATTGGGAGGGGGGGACATCTTGA
- the spoIIIAE gene encoding stage III sporulation protein AE, with translation MKCSTVIRVILFTILFTFIGQAPTFAEPIPTIELKDALLDEISIEGVQTYWEEIVDEYGQAIPDLEKTSFYDFIKNINSFSIKDILSQFLHYLFHELILNGKLLGSLLMLTLFAVVLQSMQSAFEKTTVSRVAYFVIFLVLIFLVLNSFYLATSYTKEAIDTMKGFMIALLPLVLGMMASFGNVVSISFFHPIIIFLINFSGVFISVFVLPLLFLSAMLVIISGLNENYKVTHLANLFKSVALGTLGVFLTIFLGVISVQGTASAIQDGVAMKTAKFVTGNFIPVVGRTFTDAADTILSASLILKNALGIAGLVVILFIVAFPAIKVAAIALIYKIAAAVLQPIGGGPIVQALNTISTYILYILACLLAVSLMFLLAIVIIVAASNLTILLR, from the coding sequence ATGAAGTGTTCAACAGTAATTCGAGTAATTCTCTTTACTATATTGTTTACGTTTATTGGACAAGCACCTACATTTGCTGAACCAATCCCAACTATCGAATTAAAGGATGCACTACTAGATGAAATATCAATAGAGGGGGTTCAAACTTATTGGGAGGAAATTGTCGATGAATATGGACAGGCAATACCAGATTTAGAAAAGACAAGCTTTTATGATTTTATAAAAAATATAAATTCATTCTCTATTAAAGATATCCTTAGTCAATTTCTGCATTACCTATTTCATGAGTTAATTCTAAATGGAAAATTATTAGGAAGTTTGCTCATGCTCACTTTATTTGCAGTTGTATTGCAATCGATGCAATCTGCTTTTGAAAAGACGACTGTTAGTCGAGTGGCCTATTTTGTAATATTTTTAGTATTAATCTTTCTTGTTTTGAATAGTTTTTATTTAGCGACCTCCTATACAAAAGAGGCAATAGACACCATGAAAGGATTTATGATTGCCTTACTACCACTTGTTTTAGGAATGATGGCTAGTTTTGGAAATGTGGTTTCCATATCTTTCTTTCACCCTATCATTATTTTTCTAATTAATTTTAGTGGCGTGTTTATTTCGGTATTTGTTTTGCCGCTATTATTCTTGTCAGCAATGCTAGTTATTATTAGTGGTTTAAATGAAAATTACAAAGTAACGCATTTAGCAAACCTGTTTAAATCTGTAGCGCTAGGTACACTTGGGGTGTTTCTCACTATATTTTTAGGGGTTATATCCGTTCAAGGAACTGCATCAGCAATTCAGGATGGCGTTGCAATGAAAACTGCAAAATTTGTTACCGGTAATTTTATACCCGTTGTTGGTCGGACATTTACCGACGCAGCGGATACAATTTTGAGTGCATCGTTAATTTTAAAAAATGCATTAGGGATCGCTGGGCTGGTAGTTATTTTATTTATTGTTGCATTCCCCGCAATAAAAGTTGCGGCTATAGCGTTAATATATAAGATTGCAGCTGCAGTATTACAACCAATCGGCGGAGGTCCAATTGTACAAGCATTGAATACAATCAGTACGTATATCCTGTACATTCTTGCCTGTTTATTAGCCGTATCACTTATGTTTCTCTTGGCAATTGTAATTATTGTTGCGGCAAGTAACCTTACCATACTCTTACGATAG
- the spoIIIAD gene encoding stage III sporulation protein AD — protein sequence MDILQIVLLGVVAAILYILLKEVNKSLAFFLILITGIIIFFSVIQQIQLIFETIRTLGNQANIQTLYLNTILKIIGISYIAEIGSHLTKDAGLDSVSKYIELAGKIFILLLAVPIITTVIEAIVGFLPNV from the coding sequence ATGGATATTCTTCAAATTGTATTATTAGGTGTCGTGGCAGCAATTCTTTATATCTTATTAAAAGAGGTCAATAAATCACTTGCTTTCTTCTTAATTTTAATTACAGGTATCATTATATTTTTTTCAGTAATTCAACAAATTCAACTTATTTTCGAAACAATTCGCACCTTAGGAAATCAGGCGAATATTCAAACGCTTTACCTAAATACGATTTTAAAAATAATTGGCATTTCATATATTGCTGAAATAGGATCACATCTAACAAAAGATGCAGGACTAGATTCAGTCTCAAAGTATATTGAACTAGCAGGAAAGATATTTATTTTGTTATTAGCAGTTCCAATCATAACTACAGTTATTGAAGCAATAGTTGGCTTTTTACCGAACGTCTAA
- the spoIIIAC gene encoding stage III sporulation protein AC, protein MFLDATILFQIAGIGIIVALIHTILKQMGKEEIAQFATLIGFIIVLVIVVNGLSDLFQQIKSVFLF, encoded by the coding sequence ATGTTTTTAGACGCAACGATACTATTCCAAATTGCAGGAATTGGAATAATAGTAGCACTCATTCATACAATCTTGAAACAAATGGGGAAAGAAGAAATTGCTCAGTTTGCGACACTAATTGGGTTTATTATTGTTCTTGTTATTGTCGTAAATGGATTATCAGATTTATTCCAACAAATTAAATCGGTATTTTTATTCTAA
- the spoIIIAB gene encoding stage III sporulation protein SpoIIIAB has protein sequence MKWIGALLLIGTATTIGFEWSNRLKQRPKHIRQVINALQVLEAEMVYSQVSLQAAFLIIAQKSPDPIRLFFQGMAEQMDRIPFDFDQIWQEQVSQLLINSALQSSEEEILLQFGKSLGQHDIEQQQKHIHLTKVYLENQLTEAQDAYQHYGKLSKTLGVLCGLFLVLLFI, from the coding sequence ATGAAGTGGATTGGAGCACTGCTTTTAATCGGGACAGCAACCACCATCGGGTTTGAATGGAGTAATCGTCTAAAGCAACGACCGAAACATATACGACAGGTAATTAATGCTTTACAAGTATTGGAAGCAGAAATGGTATATAGCCAAGTTTCGTTACAAGCAGCTTTTTTAATTATTGCCCAAAAAAGTCCTGACCCAATACGATTGTTTTTTCAAGGTATGGCTGAACAGATGGATAGAATACCATTTGATTTTGATCAAATATGGCAGGAACAAGTAAGTCAATTACTGATAAATTCTGCATTACAATCCAGTGAGGAAGAAATCTTACTTCAATTTGGAAAATCGTTAGGTCAACACGATATTGAACAACAACAAAAGCATATCCATCTGACAAAAGTATATTTAGAAAATCAGCTGACTGAAGCACAAGATGCCTATCAACATTATGGAAAGTTATCTAAAACACTAGGGGTTCTATGTGGACTATTTTTAGTGTTGCTATTTATTTAA
- the spoIIIAA gene encoding stage III sporulation protein AA: protein MDKILRLFPIHLQQRIKEKIIHNEEKLQEIRIRIGRPIELIFDKEAIWLKDTIPQKNDGNYLLNQISEYSLYRMEDELRSGYITIEGGHRVGIAGRVNTSGKDVKALQHISCFNIRIAKEKRNAAIDVFAYINYNNYYFNTMVIGPPQSGKTTIIRDLTRMIATIDQPMNRSKKVGIVDERSEIAASLQGIPQHDVGTRTDIMDACPKAEGMMMLVRSMSPDIIVVDEIGTDHDVEALLEAIHTGVTIICTAHANQWDDLNKRPSMKRLIEQQVFERYVLLGKGPDIGKIQKVYDSAGDEIKLSKRSPIHEVDWSTAFNRDSNHHRV, encoded by the coding sequence ATGGACAAGATCTTACGACTCTTCCCAATACATTTACAACAACGTATTAAAGAAAAAATTATCCATAATGAAGAAAAACTTCAAGAGATTAGAATTCGAATAGGCAGACCTATCGAATTAATATTTGATAAAGAAGCAATATGGCTTAAAGATACAATACCTCAAAAAAATGATGGGAATTATTTATTAAATCAAATAAGTGAATACTCTCTTTATCGTATGGAAGATGAACTGCGGTCAGGATATATCACCATTGAAGGTGGACATCGGGTTGGAATTGCAGGGAGGGTAAACACTTCTGGAAAAGATGTCAAAGCATTACAACATATATCTTGTTTTAATATTCGTATAGCAAAGGAAAAACGGAATGCAGCAATAGATGTGTTCGCTTATATAAACTACAATAATTACTACTTTAATACCATGGTTATTGGTCCACCTCAATCTGGAAAAACAACGATTATTCGTGACTTAACAAGGATGATTGCAACGATAGATCAACCGATGAATAGGTCAAAAAAGGTAGGAATAGTGGATGAGAGGTCTGAGATAGCTGCCTCGTTACAGGGGATTCCTCAACATGATGTTGGAACGCGCACGGATATTATGGATGCTTGTCCAAAAGCTGAAGGAATGATGATGCTTGTCCGTTCGATGTCACCAGATATAATTGTTGTCGATGAAATTGGAACCGATCATGATGTGGAGGCATTATTAGAAGCGATTCATACTGGTGTAACCATTATTTGCACCGCCCATGCCAATCAATGGGATGATTTAAACAAGAGACCGTCCATGAAAAGGTTGATCGAACAACAGGTATTTGAACGATATGTTTTATTAGGAAAAGGACCAGACATAGGTAAGATACAAAAAGTCTATGATTCAGCTGGTGATGAAATTAAATTGTCAAAGAGGAGTCCTATACATGAAGTGGATTGGAGCACTGCTTTTAATCGGGACAGCAACCACCATCGGGTTTGA
- the efp gene encoding elongation factor P, whose amino-acid sequence MISVNDFKTGLTVEVDNDIWQVIEFQHVKPGKGAAFVRSKLRNLRSGNIQEKTFRAGEKVSKAHIENRKMQYLYASGDAHAFMDTNTYDQIEIQGKQIQEQLKFIKENMEVSIVSYENEILGVDLPNNVELTVTETEPGIKGDTASGGSKPATLETGLIVQVPFFINEGDVLVINTSDGKYVSRA is encoded by the coding sequence ATGATTTCAGTAAATGATTTTAAAACAGGGCTTACAGTTGAAGTAGACAATGATATCTGGCAAGTAATTGAATTTCAACACGTAAAGCCAGGTAAGGGTGCTGCTTTTGTAAGATCTAAATTACGTAATTTACGAAGTGGCAATATTCAAGAAAAAACGTTCCGTGCAGGTGAAAAAGTTTCCAAAGCACATATTGAAAATCGCAAAATGCAATACTTATATGCTTCTGGGGATGCACATGCATTTATGGATACGAATACGTATGATCAAATAGAAATACAAGGCAAACAAATCCAAGAACAATTAAAATTTATTAAAGAGAATATGGAAGTATCTATCGTCAGCTATGAGAATGAGATTTTAGGAGTAGACTTACCGAATAATGTTGAACTTACTGTAACGGAAACAGAACCTGGCATTAAAGGTGATACGGCGAGCGGCGGATCTAAACCAGCGACGCTTGAAACAGGATTGATTGTTCAAGTTCCATTCTTTATTAACGAGGGTGATGTATTAGTTATTAATACATCCGACGGTAAATACGTATCTAGAGCGTAA
- a CDS encoding M24 family metallopeptidase, giving the protein MTKIQQLRSRMEEHNVDAIIISSPYNRRYITGFTGSAGAALITGDKAVFITDFRYTEQASAQASDFDIVEHKGGIAKEVSKLISENNITRLGFEKDYTTYAEYLSYQESFSAELVPFNGWIEELRMIKTPEELEVMKKAAEIADDAFAHIQNYIKPGVPEIEISNELEFFMRRKGATSSSFDTIVASGHRSALPHGVASDKKIQSGELVTLDYGALYNGYCSDITRTVAVGEISVELKQIYDIVLEANLRGVKGTKPGISGIEADSLTRDYITEKGYGEQFGHSTGHGLGLEVHEGPGLSFRSDIILKPGMVVTVEPGIYVQGLGGCRIEDDIVITDTGNERLTFAPKELIQL; this is encoded by the coding sequence TTGACTAAAATACAACAATTACGTAGTCGTATGGAAGAACATAATGTTGATGCTATTATAATTAGTAGTCCGTATAATAGACGCTATATTACAGGTTTTACTGGGAGCGCCGGTGCTGCTTTGATAACTGGGGATAAAGCAGTATTTATTACTGATTTTAGATATACCGAACAAGCTTCTGCTCAAGCCTCAGATTTTGATATTGTAGAACATAAAGGTGGCATAGCAAAGGAAGTTAGTAAATTAATTAGTGAAAATAATATAACCAGATTAGGGTTTGAAAAGGATTATACAACATACGCAGAATATTTATCTTATCAAGAATCTTTTTCTGCTGAATTAGTTCCCTTTAATGGATGGATTGAAGAATTACGCATGATTAAAACACCAGAAGAATTAGAAGTGATGAAAAAAGCAGCAGAAATTGCCGATGATGCGTTTGCCCATATTCAGAATTATATTAAACCTGGAGTACCTGAAATTGAGATTTCCAATGAATTAGAATTCTTTATGCGTCGTAAAGGAGCAACTTCCTCAAGTTTCGATACTATCGTAGCATCCGGGCACAGATCTGCTTTACCACATGGTGTTGCGTCTGATAAAAAAATCCAATCTGGTGAGCTTGTTACTTTAGATTATGGTGCTCTATATAATGGGTATTGTTCCGACATTACCCGAACGGTTGCAGTAGGTGAAATTTCTGTCGAACTTAAGCAAATATATGATATAGTATTAGAGGCGAACCTTCGTGGAGTAAAAGGTACGAAACCAGGAATCTCTGGTATAGAAGCTGACAGTCTCACAAGAGATTATATTACGGAGAAAGGTTATGGTGAACAGTTTGGACATTCTACAGGACATGGACTTGGATTAGAGGTTCATGAAGGTCCTGGATTATCTTTTCGTTCTGATATAATTTTGAAACCTGGAATGGTAGTAACCGTAGAACCAGGAATATATGTACAAGGACTTGGAGGTTGTCGTATCGAGGATGATATCGTGATCACTGATACAGGAAACGAGCGATTAACTTTTGCTCCAAAAGAATTGATTCAGCTTTAA
- a CDS encoding YqhR family membrane protein — protein MSSTKQKQNQSNQSVDRVTILTRSLTTGFVGGILWSFVASLFYFFNFMEVSPKSFLLTSWVNAGWTDKWLGNFFTVIIAGIVSVVFAFLYYVLLKKVFSLWVSILFGIAVWAIVFFVFQPLFPNVPHITELSLNTWVTTICVFILYGTFVGYSISYNYEDWQKANQPQSESSQ, from the coding sequence ATGAGTTCTACAAAACAAAAACAAAATCAGTCCAATCAAAGTGTGGACCGGGTCACAATACTAACTAGATCGCTAACAACTGGATTTGTCGGTGGTATTCTCTGGAGCTTTGTAGCTAGTCTATTTTACTTTTTTAATTTCATGGAGGTATCACCTAAATCATTTTTATTAACTTCTTGGGTCAACGCGGGTTGGACAGATAAATGGTTGGGAAATTTTTTTACAGTTATTATAGCTGGTATAGTATCTGTAGTTTTTGCATTTCTTTACTATGTTTTGTTAAAGAAAGTCTTTTCATTATGGGTGAGTATCCTATTTGGAATTGCTGTATGGGCAATCGTTTTCTTTGTATTTCAACCACTTTTTCCAAATGTACCGCACATAACTGAATTATCATTAAATACATGGGTTACTACAATATGTGTGTTTATTTTATATGGCACTTTTGTGGGTTATTCTATATCTTATAATTATGAAGACTGGCAAAAAGCGAATCAACCCCAATCAGAAAGCTCCCAATAA
- a CDS encoding SA1362 family protein has product MKNKSMAILVYIIIGLAAVGLFSQLFGNTISFLSRIFVTFLIGAAIFGLLYYFFVKRQSPTNTEDRKKYKQAVKQSKTKYNSTSSIPKKPTNKKKRTKKSSHLRVIEGNKAKKKNRASY; this is encoded by the coding sequence ATGAAAAATAAATCTATGGCAATATTGGTGTATATTATAATTGGATTAGCTGCTGTTGGTCTTTTTTCGCAACTATTTGGAAATACAATTTCATTTCTTTCTAGAATATTCGTCACCTTTTTAATTGGGGCTGCCATTTTTGGATTACTCTATTACTTTTTTGTCAAACGTCAATCCCCAACAAATACAGAAGATCGAAAAAAATATAAACAAGCTGTAAAACAATCAAAGACAAAATATAATTCTACCTCTTCTATACCCAAAAAGCCTACGAACAAGAAGAAACGAACAAAAAAATCAAGTCATCTACGTGTAATCGAAGGCAATAAAGCTAAGAAAAAGAACCGCGCATCTTACTGA